TGATCGCACCGACGAACGTGCCGATGAACAGCTCGATGCGGTTGCCCGCTGGCAGCGAGGTCTCGCCGGCCGGCACGATGCCGAACGCGGCCGGCTCGGCCACCGCGGCCACGGCGATGCACACCGCCGCGAGACCGATCAGCGAGTGCATGGCGGCGACCAGCTCCGGCATCTTGGTCATCTCGACCTTGCGCGCGACATACGCGCCGACGCCGCCACCGACGACCAGCCCCGCCAGGATCAGACCGAGGCCCGAGTAATCGCCGCCTGTCAGACGACGAAGCTCGAAGATCAGCGCAATCGTGGTGACGGCGGCGATCGCCATGCCGACCATGCCGAACGCGTTGCCGCGCCGTGCCATCTTCGGATTCGACAGGCCCTTGAGCGCCTGGATGAAACAGATCGACGCGACCAGATACAACAGCGTCACAAGATTCATGCTCATGTCAGTGCGCTCCCTTTGCCGCTTCGTCATTTGCCGCCTTGGCCGGCGTCTTGTCTTTCTTCTTGAACATCTCCAGCATGCGCTGCGTGACGAGAAAGCCCCCGAACACGTTGACGGCGGCGAGCGCTACCGCCACCACGCCCATCGTCTTGCCGAGTCCACCCTCGGTGAGGCCGGCCGCGAGCATCGCGCCGACGATCACGATCGCCGAGATGGCGTTGGTCACCGCCATGAGCGGCGTGTGCAGCGCGGGCGTGACGTTCCACACCACGTGATAGCCGACGTACACCGCCAGCACGAAGATGATCAGGTTGATCACCGTGTGATTGATCAATTCCATTTGCGTCCCCCTCTCCTTATGCGGCGCGCAGCACCTGGCCGTCGCGGCACATCAGGCACGCGGCGACGATGTCGTCGTTGGTATCGATGACGAGCTTGCCTTCCTTGTCGATCACCAGCTTGAGGAAGTCGAGCACGTTGCGCGCATACAGCGCGGAGGCGTCTGCCGCGACCATGCCGGCGAGGTTCGTGTAGCCGGCGATCGTCACACCGTGCACCTTCACGACCTCGTCGGCGACCGACAGCGGGCAGTTGCCGCCGCGCTTGCCGTCGTGCTCGGCGCCGCGTCCGGCGGCCAGGTCGACGATCACCGAGCCGGGCTTCATCGCCTTGACGGTATCCTCGGCGATGAGCGTCGGCGCCGCGCGCCCCGGAATGAGCGCGGTGGCAATGACGATGTCGGCCTGCGTGAGACGCGTGTGCACGAGTTGCGCCTGACGCGCGAGCCAGGCGGCGGGCATCGGGCGGGCGTAGCCGCCGACGCCTTGCGCGATTTCGCGCTCTTCGTCGGTTTCGAAGGGAACGTCGATGAACTTGGCGCCAAGCGACTCGATCTGCTCGCGCACGGCCGGGCGCACGTCGGACGCCTCGATCACCGCGCCCAGACGCTTGGCCGTCGCGATGGCCTGCAGGCCCGCCACGCCGGCGCCGAGCACCACCAGACGAGCGGCCTTGACCGTGCCGGCGGCCGTCATGAGCATCGGCATGAAGCGCTGGTAAAGGTTGGCCGCGAGCATCACCGCCTTGTAGCCGGCGATGTTGGCCTGAGAGGACAGCACGTCCATGCTTTGCGCACGCGTGGTGCGCGGTGCGGCTTCGAGCGCGAAGGCGGTTATCCCGGCGGCGGCCATGCGGGCGTTGTTCTCGGCATCGAACGGATTGAGCATGCCGACCACGACCGTGCCGCGAGGGATCTGGGCAAGTTCTTCCGACGACGGCGCCCGTACCTTGAGCACGAGTTCCGCGCCCAGGGCGTCGGACGGGTTGCCGAGCGATGCGCCCGCGGCCTCGAAGGCCGCGTCCGGGACGCTGGCGGCGTCTCCCGCGCCGCGGCCGACCACCACCTGATGTCCCGATGCGACCAGCTTCTTCACCGTCTCGGGCGTGGCCGCGACACGGGTTTCGCCGGCAAGCGTCTCGGCGGGAATGCCGATTCTCATTGCGTCTCTCCTTGGGTTTGTGAACTGATCTCATCAGCGGCCAAGGAGCCGCAGCCTTGCGCTGCCGGGGCAGGCGCACTACCTGATTCGCCGCTGATGACATTAGTCCTGCACAAAAACACTGCAATCGAACTTCTGCACAAACCGGTGATGCGGTACTGCCACTGCCTGCTGCACATTGCTGGTGCTCGAAGCTTACCCGAAGATGACAAACGCGCCTATTGCGCCAAACCGCATATGGATATGCTCGAAGCGAAGGGATTGCGGATCGACAGTGCCGACCGGCCGGTCGGTCGCCGGATGGGGCTGTCTCCTGCGCCAAAGCCCGCCAGACGGTAAAATGACGGTTTTCCACCGGGTACGACCCGGGCTCGGGCAGGGTAGACGTCGGGCCGCGCCAGAGAGCGTTTTCCGCCCTCTCGTCCCGGCCCCGCAAGGATGTCCCATGAATGCACGCTGGAAGCCCAACGTGACGGTAGCGGCGGTCGTCGAACAGGACGGCCGTTTTCTGTTTGTCGAAGAGCAAAAGCCCGCGGGCCTGTTGATCAATCAGCCGGCGGGTCATCTGGAGCCGGGCGAATCGATCCTCGACGCGGTCCGCCGTGAGGTCCTCGAAGAGACGGGGTACGCGTTCGAGCCGCGGCACCTGCTGGGCATCTACCTCGCGCCGGGTCCGGACGACATCGCGTACCTGCGCTTCACCTTCGCGGGCGTGCTTGGCGCGCACGACGCCACGCGCGAGCTCGACGAGGGCATCGTCGGCACGCTGTGGCTCACGCCCGAGGAAGTGCGCTTGCAGCGCGCGCGGCATCGCTCGCCGATTCTAGAGCAGTGCGTGGACGATTACCTGCGGGGCGTGCGGTACGACCTCGCCATACTTCAGACCCATCCGGCGCTGACCGGCGGGCAAGGCAACACATGAGTCAAAAACGCGTAGTGGTGGGCATGTCGGGCGGCGTGGATTCGTCGGTCACCGCATGGCTGCTCAAACAGCAAGGTTACGACGTCGTCGGCCTGTTCATGAAGAACTGGGAAGACGATGACGACAGCGAATACTGTTCGACCCGGCAGGACTGGATCGACGTGGTGTCGGTCGCCGATCTGATCGGCATCGACGTCGAGGCCGTGAACTTCGCCGCCGAGTACAAGGACCGCGTGTTCGCGGAGTTCCTGCGCGAATATTCGGCCGGACGCACGCCGAACCCCGACGTGCTGTGCAATGCCGAGATCAAGTTCAAGGCGTTCCTCGATCACGCCGTGGCGCTCGGCGGCGAGACCATCGCCACCGGCCATTACGCCCGCGTGCGCGAGCGCGAGGGACGATTCGAACTGCTCAAGGCATTCGACCATACGAAGGATCAGAGCTACTTCCTGCATCGCCTGAACCAGATGCAGCTCTCGCGCACGATGTTCCCGCTCGGCGAGATGCCGAAAACGAAGGTGCGCGAGATCGCCGCGCAGATCGGCTTGCCGAACGCGAAGAAGAAGGACTCGACGGGCATCTGTTTCATCGGCGAGCGGCCGTTCCGCGACTTCCTCAACCGCTATCTGCCGACCAAGCCGGGGCCGATGAAGACGCCCGAGGGGGCTGTCGTCGGTGAGCACGTCGGGCTCGCGTTCTATACGCTGGGCCAGCGCAAGGGCATCGGTCTGGGCGGCAGCCGCGACGGTTCGGGCGAGCCCTGGTTCGTCGCGCGCAAGGATATGGCGAACAACACGCTGTACGTGGTGCAGGGGCACGATCATCCGTGGCTGCTCTCGTGCACGCTCGACGCCGAAGACCTGTCCTGGGTCGCCGGCGAGCCGCCGGCCGAGGGCGTGCGCATCGGTGCCAAGACGCGCTACCGCCAGTCGGATGCGGCCTGCGAGGTCGTGCGCGCCGACGCGCAGGCGCTTACGCTATCGTTCGCCGAGCCGCAGTGGGCCGTCACGCCGGGGCAGTCGGCCGTGCTCTACGACGGCGAGATCTGCCTGGGCGGGGGCATCATCGCCTCGACCACACCGGCACAACCGGCGGGCACCGGCAGGAACGCGCAAGCCGGGGCCGGCGTCGCCAGCAAACACATCATCCTCAATACGCATTGAAGCCGCCGGCGCTCGCCGGGGGGGCACCCGGCAGCGTGCCGACGCGTGTCCCCCCAAAAGCAAGGAGGTCTCATGTTCTCGCGCCGATTCCTGGCTCTCTGGCTCGCCGTGGCGTTGCTCGTCGCAACGCTTGCGCTGGTGCTGTTCGACGGCTGGCATCCGTTCTGGCCGCTGCCGTTTGCCGCGTTGGTGGCGCTCGGGGCATGGGATGTCGTGCAGCAGCGTCACGCCGTGCTGCGCAACTATCCGCTGTGGGGCCATTTCCGGTTTCTGTTCGAATTCATCCGCCCGGAAATCCGTCAGTATTTCGTGGAAGACGACACGTCCGAGACGCCGTTCTCGCGCGCGCAGCGCAGCATCGTCTACCAGCGTGCCAAGGGGGACGTCGACAGCCGTCCGTTCGGCACGGAGCTCGACGTCAAGGCGACCGGCTACGAGTGGATCGCGCACTCGCTCGCGCCCACGGTGCTCAAGGATCACGACTTCCGCATCACCATCGGCCCGGATCGCGCGCAACCGTATTCCGCGTCGATCTTCAATATTTCCGCGATGAGCTTCGGTGCGTTGTCGGCCAACGCGATTCGCGCCCTCAATCGCGGCGCCAAGCTCGGCAACTTCATTCACGACACCGGTGAGGGTTCCATCTCGCCGCACCACCGGGAGCAGGGCGGCGATCTGATCTGGGAGGTGGCGTCGGGCTACTTCGGTTGCCGCAACGACGACGGGACCTTCAACGCCGAGAAGTTCGCCGCGCAGGCTACCACGCCGCAGGTCAAGATGATCGAGG
The Pandoraea pulmonicola DNA segment above includes these coding regions:
- the mnmA gene encoding tRNA 2-thiouridine(34) synthase MnmA, yielding MSQKRVVVGMSGGVDSSVTAWLLKQQGYDVVGLFMKNWEDDDDSEYCSTRQDWIDVVSVADLIGIDVEAVNFAAEYKDRVFAEFLREYSAGRTPNPDVLCNAEIKFKAFLDHAVALGGETIATGHYARVREREGRFELLKAFDHTKDQSYFLHRLNQMQLSRTMFPLGEMPKTKVREIAAQIGLPNAKKKDSTGICFIGERPFRDFLNRYLPTKPGPMKTPEGAVVGEHVGLAFYTLGQRKGIGLGGSRDGSGEPWFVARKDMANNTLYVVQGHDHPWLLSCTLDAEDLSWVAGEPPAEGVRIGAKTRYRQSDAACEVVRADAQALTLSFAEPQWAVTPGQSAVLYDGEICLGGGIIASTTPAQPAGTGRNAQAGAGVASKHIILNTH
- a CDS encoding Re/Si-specific NAD(P)(+) transhydrogenase subunit alpha, yielding MRIGIPAETLAGETRVAATPETVKKLVASGHQVVVGRGAGDAASVPDAAFEAAGASLGNPSDALGAELVLKVRAPSSEELAQIPRGTVVVGMLNPFDAENNARMAAAGITAFALEAAPRTTRAQSMDVLSSQANIAGYKAVMLAANLYQRFMPMLMTAAGTVKAARLVVLGAGVAGLQAIATAKRLGAVIEASDVRPAVREQIESLGAKFIDVPFETDEEREIAQGVGGYARPMPAAWLARQAQLVHTRLTQADIVIATALIPGRAAPTLIAEDTVKAMKPGSVIVDLAAGRGAEHDGKRGGNCPLSVADEVVKVHGVTIAGYTNLAGMVAADASALYARNVLDFLKLVIDKEGKLVIDTNDDIVAACLMCRDGQVLRAA
- a CDS encoding NAD(P) transhydrogenase subunit alpha, which produces MELINHTVINLIIFVLAVYVGYHVVWNVTPALHTPLMAVTNAISAIVIVGAMLAAGLTEGGLGKTMGVVAVALAAVNVFGGFLVTQRMLEMFKKKDKTPAKAANDEAAKGAH
- a CDS encoding NUDIX hydrolase, whose amino-acid sequence is MNARWKPNVTVAAVVEQDGRFLFVEEQKPAGLLINQPAGHLEPGESILDAVRREVLEETGYAFEPRHLLGIYLAPGPDDIAYLRFTFAGVLGAHDATRELDEGIVGTLWLTPEEVRLQRARHRSPILEQCVDDYLRGVRYDLAILQTHPALTGGQGNT